CGCGGCTGGCTGGCATCCCACTGGAGCTGGATCGCGCCCGGCTGCGCGCCGCGCTGCGCGAGCTGATCGAGACGGCGGGCTATGCGGAGACCAAGTTCCGCATCACCGTGCCGGGAGCCGATCCCGCCCTCCTGTATCTGTCCATCGAGCCGCTTCAGCCGGTCGATCCCGCGTTGATTGCCAGCGGTGTGACTGTCGCGCTCGTGCCGATCCGGCGCGCGACACCCCCCATCAAGACGACTGCGTGGATGGAACACCGCCGCGATACCCTCGCCGCGCTGCCGGGCGGCGCGTATGAAGGCGTGATGCAGGACGATCGTGGCTGCCTGCTGGAAGGACTGTCGAGCAACTTCTACGGCGTGCTGGATGGCATGCTGCATACCGCCGGGGATGGTGTGCTGGCGGGCATCACGCGTAAAGCGATCTTCGACATCGCGCCGGGGATCCTGCCGCTGGACCTCTCGCCAGTGTGCCGCGACGATATTACGCGGCTGTCCGAGGCGATGATCACCAGCAGCGGGCGCGGCGTGGTGCCGGTCACGCGGATCGATGATCAGCCGGTTGGCGACGGGCGCGTGGGGCCGCTGGTGACCGCGTTACGCGAAGGCTACGGCGCCTGGATGGACGCACACGCGGAACCGATCTGATTCGCTGCTAGAGCGCCTCGCCGTCGTCGGCGTGCAGCTCGTCCAGGACATCGCGCTCATACTGCCAGAACGGCATGCTCGACAGGCGGCGGCGCAGCGCTTCGAGGCGCGGGTAGCCGTCGGCAAATTCGGCGGCCCATTCTTGCGCGAAGTTGCCATGACGGATCGAATCGAGGATCGTCTCCATTTGCCGGGTCAGCTTCACCTCTTTGAAGCGCTCAATGCGCGACAGCGTGCCGTACTGGTGCGTCAACGAGTGCATTTCCATGCTGGGCAGAATGCCCTTTTCGGCCCATTTGGAGATGATGTAACCCAGCTCGCCGGAGAGGTAGAGGCTGGTAAAGATCGCCTCTGGGGGGAATCCCTCGCGGTTGAGCACGTCGATGGCCGTTTGCAGCACACTGTGGATGGCGGGCATCAATGCCTGCTGGCAGAACAGGTCAAGCTCGGTTTCCTGCTGGAAGGTCATCTCGATCGCGCCGCGATGCAGCGCGCCGAGCGCCTTAGCGATGGCCAGCACGCGCGGCCATGCTTGTCCGGAAGCGTCCTGGGCGACGGCTACGAAGCTGGGGAAGCCGCTCCCGGCGACGTAGCCGTCACGCACCGCCGCACCCACGGTCTGCGGCGCAATAAGCACGATATCCACGAACGGCGGCGGCTCGATAAAGCCGAAGGTGATGTTGTAGCCGGAGGCAAAGACGAGCGTGTCGCCGGGTTTGAGGTAGGGGGCGATCTCAACGAGATAGATCTGCGGGGCCAGCTCGTCGGGCACCATGACCAGGATCAGGTTCGAGCGCGCGGTCGCGTCGGCGATGGAGACTACTTCGAACCCGTCGCGGTAGGCGTGCACGGCGTAGGTATCCTGCGGATTGCCGATCAGCACCGGGAACGCGCTGTCGCGCAGATTGAGTGCCATCGGCCTGCCGAGGTTGCCATAGCCCAACACGGTGATTTGCTTGTCGGTCAGCAGACCGAGGTTGGCGTCTGCGTCGCGGTAGATGACGGCCATAGTGTAATTTGTCCTTCCGGTGGTCGGGTTACGGGCGGGAGCCGGTTGCACTGCGCGGATCGTACGCGCATTCTAGCCCGTCCGCGCTTTCCCGACCAGTACGGATTACGACAAGTTACAACAAGTTGCTACGGGGACGGCTGCAAGAGAAAGGGGGCATGGTGAGTTTCTCCATACTGCGCAACAACAGACGGCGGTTTGCGTATATCATAGTGGGTAGGGTCCAACTAACGCAGCTTCACCAGGTAGGGTAAGTGACTGTGAGCGAGCAAAACGAGCCCCTGTTGGTGCAGCGGACGCTTGCAGGCGATCAGCAAGCCTTCGGGGAGCTTGTGCAACGGTACGAGCGCGATGTGTTTAACCTGGCATATCGCATGTTGAACGAGCGGACCGAGGCGGAGGATGCCGCGCAGGAAGCGTTTTTGCGCGCCTATGCAAATCTGGAGCGCTACGATCCTGACCGGTCGTTCAAGACGTGGATTCTGTCGATCACGTCCAATCACTGTATCGACCGGCTGCGGCGGCGAAGACTGGTTTGGCTTTCGTTGGAAGAAGAGCCGATGATGCCGCACCCGGCCCTGACCAGTGACATTCCCGGACCCGAAGAAGCGGCGCTGACGAATGAACGTAACGTGTTGGTCCAGGGACTGCTGGACGACTTGAATCCCGATTATCGGCTTGCCGTGGTACTGCGCTACTGGTATGACCTGTCCTATGCGGAAATTGCCGAAATGCTCGACACGACCGAAAGTGCGGTCAAAAGCCGGTTATTCCGTGCGCGGCAAGCCCTCGCCGAACATCTCGACGCGCAGCCCGCGTCGGCGCTCAATGTGGCAGTGGAAGGCTCTTAATGGTGAACGATCCGTCGAACTTGCAACACCGGATGAATCAGGCGCTCGATCAGGCGTTGCCCGAAGAGGAAGTCGAACGGCTTCGGGAACAGCTCGCCGCGTCAAGCGGCAACTCCGAGCAGTGGCAGCGTATGCAGCAGGTGGACCAGCTGATGCGCACCACGCCGCTCGTAAGGCCGTCGCAGGGTTTCGCGGCGCGTGTAATGGCGGCCATCGAGCGCTTGCGGCTCGACGAGTTAGCCGACCGGCAGATCAGCGTTGGCGTGGCCCTGGGTCTGATGGCCGCGGCGCTGCTGACCATCCCGTTTCTATCGGTGGTGCTGATCATGCTGGTCAGTACGTTGAGCAGCCCCGCGACGGTCACGGCGCTGTTCCAGGGCGTTACGTCCGGCACGAGCTACGCGATCGATCTGGTGGCCGATCTGCTGAAGGTGATGCGCGATCTGGTCACCGATACGCCCATG
This sequence is a window from Aggregatilinea lenta. Protein-coding genes within it:
- a CDS encoding aminotransferase class IV; the encoded protein is MQHADTIPVSILGPDGLSPAPYRVTSLAEAVSHEPDGVYTVARTYQRTRVLLLDAHLDRLEESARLAGIPLELDRARLRAALRELIETAGYAETKFRITVPGADPALLYLSIEPLQPVDPALIASGVTVALVPIRRATPPIKTTAWMEHRRDTLAALPGGAYEGVMQDDRGCLLEGLSSNFYGVLDGMLHTAGDGVLAGITRKAIFDIAPGILPLDLSPVCRDDITRLSEAMITSSGRGVVPVTRIDDQPVGDGRVGPLVTALREGYGAWMDAHAEPI
- the ilvC gene encoding ketol-acid reductoisomerase; translation: MAVIYRDADANLGLLTDKQITVLGYGNLGRPMALNLRDSAFPVLIGNPQDTYAVHAYRDGFEVVSIADATARSNLILVMVPDELAPQIYLVEIAPYLKPGDTLVFASGYNITFGFIEPPPFVDIVLIAPQTVGAAVRDGYVAGSGFPSFVAVAQDASGQAWPRVLAIAKALGALHRGAIEMTFQQETELDLFCQQALMPAIHSVLQTAIDVLNREGFPPEAIFTSLYLSGELGYIISKWAEKGILPSMEMHSLTHQYGTLSRIERFKEVKLTRQMETILDSIRHGNFAQEWAAEFADGYPRLEALRRRLSSMPFWQYERDVLDELHADDGEAL
- a CDS encoding RNA polymerase sigma factor, giving the protein MQRTLAGDQQAFGELVQRYERDVFNLAYRMLNERTEAEDAAQEAFLRAYANLERYDPDRSFKTWILSITSNHCIDRLRRRRLVWLSLEEEPMMPHPALTSDIPGPEEAALTNERNVLVQGLLDDLNPDYRLAVVLRYWYDLSYAEIAEMLDTTESAVKSRLFRARQALAEHLDAQPASALNVAVEGS